The following proteins are co-located in the Dyadobacter chenwenxiniae genome:
- a CDS encoding glucose 1-dehydrogenase, which yields MRLENKVALITGGSGGIGRETALLFAKEGAKIVVTDVNDAAGQETADEIVANGGEAFFLHSDVSKAADNEAAVAFAEEKFGKLNVIFNNAGIMHSDDDNAMTTDESIWDLTMNINAKGVFLGCKYGIPALQRAGGGSIINTASFVAILGAATPQVAYTASKGAVLALTRELAIIHARENIRVNALCPGPLRTELLMKFLNTEEKKQRRLVHIPMGRFGEAKEMAYAALFLASDESSFVTGTDFLVDGGITSAYVTPL from the coding sequence ATGCGTTTAGAAAATAAAGTGGCCCTGATCACAGGGGGAAGCGGTGGAATTGGGCGTGAAACTGCGCTTTTATTTGCCAAGGAAGGAGCTAAAATAGTTGTTACGGACGTCAATGATGCCGCCGGACAGGAAACGGCTGATGAAATTGTTGCCAATGGAGGCGAAGCTTTTTTCCTGCATTCCGATGTTTCGAAAGCTGCTGATAATGAAGCGGCGGTTGCTTTTGCAGAAGAGAAATTTGGCAAACTGAACGTTATTTTCAACAACGCCGGCATTATGCACAGCGATGATGATAATGCCATGACGACCGACGAATCCATTTGGGACTTAACGATGAACATCAACGCAAAAGGCGTGTTTTTAGGTTGTAAATATGGCATTCCGGCGTTGCAGCGCGCAGGCGGAGGATCTATTATCAACACTGCATCGTTCGTGGCGATATTGGGTGCGGCCACTCCGCAGGTGGCTTACACAGCCAGCAAAGGCGCTGTTCTGGCATTGACACGAGAGCTGGCAATCATTCATGCACGCGAGAATATCCGCGTTAATGCACTGTGCCCCGGCCCATTACGCACGGAATTGCTGATGAAATTTTTAAATACAGAAGAAAAGAAACAACGCAGACTAGTCCACATTCCCATGGGCCGTTTCGGTGAGGCGAAAGAAATGGCGTACGCTGCATTATTCCTGGCTTCCGATGAATCTTCTTTTGTAACAGGAACTGATTTTCTGGTTGATGGCGGAATCACATCAGCTTACGTAACACCGCTCTGA